The Pseudomonadota bacterium genomic interval CCCCGAAGAGCGGCACGACGAGCAGATTGGCGAGGGGTGCAACGATACTCACCTGGCCAAACACCCAGAGACCGATCGGCACCAGCCCCAGACCCAGGCGAAGCTGGGCCAACGCCCACCAGGGCGCCGCCGGGGCACGCACGCGCCCGATCAGCAGGCATGACACGGCGAGGAAGGACAACCAGAAGCCTTCGTCCAAGGGCGCGAAGGGGTCGAGCAACAGCACACCGACTAACGCCAACCCGAGCGCGCTGGCCGCGCCTACCGATCGCCTCAGCAGCCGCGCCCCCACCACGACCACCGCCAAGGCCAACAGCGCTCGCTGCGTGGGCACCGTAAACCCCGCGAGCACCGCGTAGGCGCCCGCCGCGCCAAGGGCCAACGCCGAGGGCCAACGCGAGGGCGCAGGTCGCCTACGCAAGGCGCCAGCTGCCTTCCCCAGGGCGAGACAGAGGGCACCGAGCAAGCCGATGTGCAGGCCGGAAATAGCGAATAGGTGCCCCGTCCCCGTTGCCGTCAGGGCGTCGCGGACCGACGGCGAGAAGGGTTTCCCCAATCCCAGGGTGAGCGCCGCGAGCAGTGGGTAGGCATCGGCCACCGAGGACGGCAGCGCCGCGCGCATACGTTGCGCCAGGGCACGCCGAGCACGCGCGATCGGGGCCCGACCGCGATGGCCTTCGATACACCGGGGCTCGAACTCCGCGCGTACCCAAGCGCGCCCATCCACATGCGCACGAAACCACCGGCGCTCGCGCGACGGCAGACCGGGATTGGCCGCCGCCCGCGGCAGAGCGAGGCGCAGCACGAGTTCCCAACGATGGTCGGGGCGCAGCGGCTGACACGTGTCCTCGCCGTACCACCGCACCTGCAAACGCAGACGCTGTTCGCGCCCGTTAAGCGTGCGTGTCTCGAGCAGGAACTCGCAGCGATCCGCCCGCTGGCGCGGCACGTCGACGACGTGACCCTGCACCCGCACGCTCATGCCATGCTGGCCGAGCGGCAGGCGCCCCTCCAACCGCACGCTGGCGGAGAGGAAGGCGTAGCCGGCGATCATCAGGGTCACGGTCAGCACACCCACGACGCCGCGCCACCCCCGAAGGCACCGCCCCATCGCGAGCATCATCACAGTGACGACTACCCCAACGCCCCCCGCTGACACGGGCGCCAAAGCAGGTAGCTCGGGCAACCGGTGCACCAGGCAAACGGCGAGCAGGACAAGGCAGGCAAGCCACGCGGGCACGCGTCGATCCTTCGGGCGCGCGAGGATAGTCGCTCTACGAGCCGCTACCCTCGCCGGGACCTCAGGATCGCTCCAGCGGGACCGCGGGCGGTATCGCCTATCGCTGGGTTTACGCCGTTTTCACGGCTTTTCTTCGTGCAGACCGGCCTCGTCGAGACGGCACACGCGATCCATGGCAGCGGCGAGCTCCGGATCGTGGGTCACCACCACCAGGCTCGCCCCCGTGTCCTCATTCAGCTTGAGCATCTGCTCGAAGACCTGGCGCCCGGTCGGACGGTCCAGGTTACCGGTGGGTTCATCGGCCAACACCACCACCGGCGAGGTCACCAGGGCACGGGCGACGGCCGCCCGCTGGCGCTCGCCCCCGGAGAGCTCCGAGGGGCGATGGCGCAAGCGCGCGCCGAGGCCCACCCGTTCCAACAGGTCCTGCGCCTTGACCAGGGCGTCGGACGGCCGCTCGCGACGAATGAGCAGTGGCATCGCCACGTTCTCCAACGCGGTGAACTCAGGCAATAGGTGGTGAAACTGGTACACGAACCCCACGTGGGCGTTACGCCACCGGCCGCGCGCTGCCTCGCCCATGCGGGCAACGTCTTCGCCGTTGATCAGCACGCGCCCGTGCGTCGGCGTATCCAGGCCACCGAGAAGCTGCAGCAAGGTGGTCTTGCCGGAACCCGAGGCGCCGATGATGGCCAGGCGCTCCCCACGGCTCACGTGCAGGTCGATCCCCTTCAGGACCTCCACCTGATGCTCGCCATCGCCAAAGCTTCGCACGAGGCCCTCGCAGGCGAGTGATGTGGCAGCGGTGGAAGAGGTATCAGCTTTCATGGCGTAGGGTCTCCGCCGGCGCGGTGGTCGAAGCGCGCCAGGCTGGATACAGGGTCGAGAGCAGGGACAGGGCCAGGGCCGTGCCACAGATGAGCGTCAGGTCCGAGAGGCGCAGGTCCGCCGGCAGATCGTCGATGTAGTAGATACTCGCATCGATCAGCGACCCCCCGGTGAACGCCTCCGCCCAGGTCACCAACTGATCGAGGTTCAGGGTCACCAGGGCGCCGGCGGCCAGGCCGACCAGGGTGCCGACGATGCCAATCGTACCGCCTTGGATGATGAATACCCCCAGCATGCTCGCGGGCGAGGCCCCGTTGGTGCGCAGGATGGCGATGTCGCCTCGCTTCTCGTTCACCACCATGATCAGGGTGGACACGATGTTGAAGGCCGCCACCGCCACCACCAGCAGCAGAATGATGAACATGACGCTCTTGGTGAGGGCGATCGCACGGAAGAAGTTGGCGTGCTCACGGGTCCAATCGCGCACGTAGAAGATCTCACCCACCTCCAGGGCGATATCGCGCACGGCGCGCGGTGCATCGAAGAGGTCGTGAAACTTCAGGCGCACGCCCGTGATGCGATCGCCCAGGCGATAGAGCGCCTGAGCGTCCCGCAGGAGCACGAACGCGAGGCGACGATCGTACTCGTGCATACCCGCCTCGAAGATGCCCGCCACCTCGAAGCGACGCTGGCGCGGCAACACGCCAGCGGGCGTGACGTTGGCCTCGGGGATCAGCAGCGTGACCCGATCGCCGATGTCCACCGCCAGCGATTGCGCCAGCGCTCGGCCGATGAGAATGCGAAAGCGTGCTTCGTCCAGGGCTGCGAGGGACCCTTCCTGCAGATGCATTTCCAAGGACGCTACCTGCGACTCCCGCACCGGCACGACGCCGCGCACCTGCACCCCACTGGTCAGACCCTCATCGCTGACCAGCAGCCCCTGGCCGTCGATAAAGGGCGCGGTCGCCGCCACCCGGGCATCACGCCTGGCGACCGCCTCCACCGCCGACCAATCCTCGATCGGTCCGCCGTAGCCCATCACCGCGCCGTGGGAGGTGACCTCGAGAATGCGCTCGCGAAGCTCGCGTTCGAAGCCGTTCATTACCGAGAGCACGACGATCAACACGAAGACGCCGGTGGCGATGCCGGCCATCGACACCAGGGAGATGAAGGACAGAAAGCCGGGCCCGCGTCCGCTGCGCACGTAGCGCCACCCGATGGCCAACTCGTAGGGGCTCAGCAACATCGGGCTACTCGTAGCGCAGGGCGTCGGCGGGCTGCGTCCGGGCTGCGCGCCGCGCCGGGTACAGGGTGGACAGGGCCGAAAGGGCAAAGGCGCCCAGGGTGATCAGCGCCACCTCGTGCACGCGCACGTCCGTAGGGATGTTGTTGAGGTAGTAGACGTCGGTCGGGATCAGCTTGATCCGCAACACGCCCTCCACGGCAGGCACCAGGGTCTCGAGATTCAACGTGATGAGTAACCCCAAGGCCAGCCCCCCCAGCACGCCGATCAGACCGATCAGACACCCTTGCGCGAAGAACACCAAGGTCACGCTGCGAGGCGTCAGGCCCATGGTCCGCAGGATAGCGATATCCGTGCGCTTATCGTTCACCACCATCACCAGGGTCGCGACGACGTTGAAGGCGGCCACCGCCACGATCAACGACAGGATGAGGGACATCATGAACTTCTCGGTGGCCACGGCACGAAAGTAGGAGGCCTGCTCATCGGCCCAGTCCGTCACCGTGAATCCACCGGGCAGCCGCGCCTGCCAACGCTCCGCCACGCGAGGGGCCGCCATGAGATCCTCCAACTGCACCCGTACGCCATCGAGGTGCGCGGGGTCGCGGCCGAGCAACGCCGCCACGTCGGCCCGGTGCATGACCAGGCGCGTGCTGTCGATTTCCTGCACGCCTCCTTCGATGATCCCCGCCACGGTGATTCGCTCGAAGCTCGGCGTGACCTTACCCCGCGGCCCCACCCGCGGCACCAGCAGGTTGAGGCGCTCGCCCACCCGCGCACCCAATAAAGCCGATAGCCCCGAGCCGATAAGAGCCGCGCGGCTGTCCGCCGTGACGCGGGCGAGATCGCCGGCGACGAGGGCGTACTCGAGCTGGCGACGCACGGCGGGCGCCGTCGGGTCTACGCCCTCCACGCGAGTGCCGCGCAAGCGGGCGCCGCGGGCCAACATCCCCTCCCCCTCCACATAAGCGGTCACGGCACCGACGCCGTCGCTGCCCTCGAGGGTGTCCAACACTGGGTCCCAGCCCTGTTCGGGGGCAGCCCCGGGGTGGCGTACGGTCACGTGCGCACTGACGGCCAGGAGGTTGTCTCGGAGCTCGCCGCTGAAGCCGTTCATGACTGAGATGACGGTGATCAGGGCTGCCACCCCCACCCCGACCCCCACCGTGGAGGCCAGGGCGATGAAGGAGATGAAACGGCTGCGGGTGCGCGCGCGGAGGTAGCGCAAACTGAGAAGCAGTTCCAGGGGGCGAATCATCATGGAAAGAGTGGGACCCCACACGCAGAACCGTGGTTCCAGAGGCGGCAGACTCGCGTTCGGTGCGAATCCGCAAAGCTGCCGGGGCGGCACCGGCAAATCGCAGCCATCCCGCTCATTGGTATCTAAATCAACTGCTTGGACGGCTGCGCGGATGGTAAGGCCAAGCGTCTGGCGACGCAACAACGGTATCTAGGGTCTGTCAACGATTGTGAATCGGTGCAGGCCGGTGATAAAAACTGGCTCTCACGCCCTACCGGGGGCGCGATCGGAGTAGGAGAACGTCGCGATGTTTAAGCGTAACCAGGCGCCTGCCATCACACTTCCCCAACACGCAGTGGAGCGCCCGCTACGGCTGCTACGGCTGGCGGCAGCGGTCGGAACCGCCGCCCTTGCCGTGTTCGCGCTCAGCGCCCTCGCCGCGGGAGCCGCCCGCGCCGACGAGCTGCGCATGGAGCCGATCACCGAACGGGGCAGCATGACCGTGCCCGTGCGGGGCATGACCATGGACCGCGTGCGCAACAGCTTCGGCCAGCCTTCGGGTCAGCGTTCGGCGGTAGGTGACCCGCCGATCACCCGTTGGGAATACGACGGCTTTGTGGTCTACTTCGAATATCAGTACGTCCTGCACACGGTCGTCAAACGCGGCCGCTAGCAGCCCCGCGCCATCGGATTTTCCAAACGCCTTCCTCGCACCTCACGCCCGACCTCCGGACGGAGCGTCGTAGCGGTTGCGGATGGGCCCAGGGCGCGCGTTCGACCATGACCAACGCATGCCAGATTCCCCCGATTCGCGGGCGAGCGTTTTCGCCCCGCCCGTCGCCGATGGCGACAACGCCCTAGCCTGGGGCGCGCTCCACGGTAGCGCCTACGCGCTCGCGCTCACGCGCGCCGCCGCGCGCGCCGATGCCCCGCTGGTGGTGATCGCTGAGAGCGCCCGCGAGACCGAGCAGCTCGCCACCGAAATCAGCTTCTTCGCGAGCGCCGAGAGCGACCTGCCGGTACTGCAGTTCCCCGAGTGGGAGACCCTGCCCTACGACGCCTTCGCGCCTCACCCGGACATCATCGCCACCCGCCTGAGCACCTTAGCCCGCCTGCCCACGTTGGGCCGCGGCGTACTGGTTCTGAACCTCACGACCTTGCTGCAGCGACTCGCACCCCGCAGCTTCGTCGATGGCAGCAGCCTGGCCCTCGCCAGCGGCGATCGCCTCGACCTGGACGCGGCCCGCAAGCGCTTGGACGAGGCCGGCTACATCAACGTGGCCCAGGTGCACGAGCACGGCGAATACGCGGTGCGCGGGGCCCTCCTCGACCTGTTTCCCACCGGGGCCGAAGCGCCCCTGCGCATCGACCTGTTCGACGATGAGATCGAGAGCATCCGCCGCTTCGATCCGAGCACCCAGCGCTCCATCGACAAGCTCGACAAGGTGTCGCTCCTGCCGGCGCGCGAATTCCCGCTCACGGAAGAGGGCATCAAGCAGTTTCGCTCCGCCTACCGAAAGCGCTTCGAAGGCGATCCGAATCGTTCGGTCATCTACTCGGAAGTGTCGCGCGGCGTACCCCCGGGGGGCATCGAGTACTTCCTCCCCCTGTTCTTCGACCGCACGGCCTCGCTCTTCGACTACCTGCCGGATCGGGTGTCCATGGCCTGGAGCGACGGTCTCGATGAGGCCATCAACGTGGTCTGGTCTGAGCTCGAATCGCGCTACGACCAGCTGGCGCACGACGTGGAGCGACCGATCCTCACCCCCGACGAATTGGCCCTGCAACCGGCCCGAGTGATGGAGCTGCTAGAGCAACGCCCGCGGGTGCAAGCGAGTCCCCACGAGATCGATCTGGAGCTCGATCCACGCCCGGCCGTGAATTTCGCCAGCACCCTGCCGCCCGCCCTGCCGATAGACCCGCGCGCCGAACAGCCCGCCGCCAAGTTGCTCGACTTCGCTGCCACCTTCGAGGGTCGTCTGCTCCTCGCGGCGGAGTCGGCGGGGCGTCGCGAGCAGTTGCAAGACACCTTGCGTGAAACGGCACTGGCCAAGCTCAAGCAGGTGAGTTCCTGGGGCGAGTTCCTGGAGGCGGGGGATGCCAACTGCATCCTCGTCGCACCCTTGGAACGCGGTCTGATGCTGGGTGAGGCGGGCATCGCGCTGATCAGCGAAACCCAACTGCTCGGCGAGCGCGCACGACGGCGCAACCGACGCAAGGCCGAAGCGGATCCCGAGTCGATAATCCGGGATCTCACGGACCTCAGGGAGGGGGCCCCGGTGGTGCACGAGGAGTACGGCGTCGGCCGCTACCTCGGCCTCACCACCCTGGAGGTGGGCAGCACGCGCAACGAATTCCTCACCCTCGAGTACGCGGGCGGCGACAAGCTCTACGTGCCCGTGCACGCCCTGCACCTGATCACCCGCTACACCGGTGCGTCGCCGGAATCCGCTCCGCTGCACCGCTTGGGCACGGACCAGTGGGCCAAGGCGCGCTCCCGGGCGGCCAAGCGTATCCGTGACGTGGCCGCGGAGCTGCTCGACATCTACGCGCGCCGCGCCGCGCGCAAGGGCCACGCCTTCAGCTTCTCCGAGCGTGACACCACGATCTTCTCCTCCGGCTTCCCCTTCGAGGAGACACCCGATCAGCTCGAGACCATCGCCTCGGTGATCAACGACCTTCGTGCACCCCAGCCGATGGATCGCATCGTCTGCGGCGATGTGGGCTTCGGCAAGACCGAGGTGGCGATGCGCGCCGCCTTCGTCGCCGTACAAGGCGGCAAGCAGGTGGCGGTGCTCGTGCCCACCACGCTGCTGGCGCAGCAGCACTACCAGACCTTCACCGACCGCTTCGCCGACTGGCCCGTGCGGGTGGAGGTGATCTCCCGCTTCCGCTCCAGCAAGCAGATGAACGCCATCCTGGAGGGGGTGGAGAACGGCACCGTCGACATCATCGTCGGCACCCATCGCCTGCTCCAATCGAGCGTGAAGTTCAAGAACCTGGGGCTCGCGATCGTGGATGAGGAGCAGCGCTTCGGCGTGCGTCAGAAGGAGCGCCTGCGCGCCCTGCGCGCCGAGGTCGATCTGCTCACGCTCACGGCCACGCCGATCCCACGCACCCTGAACATGGCCATGGGCGGCGTGCGCGACCTGTCCCTGATCACCACGCCGCCGGAAGACCGCCTGGGGGTGAAGACCTTCGTCACCCCGTGGAACCCGCCCCTGATCCGCGAGGCCTTCCTGCGCGAGATCAAGCGCGGCGGGCAGGTGTTCTTCGTCCACAACTCCGTGGAGACGATCGAGGCGACGGCGAAGAAGCTGCAGGAGCTCGTGCCCGAGGCTAGCATCCGCATTGGGCACGGCCAGATGCGCGAGCGAGATCTCGAGCAGGTCATGCTCGACTTCTACCACCGTCGCTTCAATACGTTGCTTTGCACGACGATCATCGAGAGCGGGATCGACATCCCCACCGCCAACACGATCGTGATCGACCGCGCGGACCGCTTCGGCCTCGCCCAGCTGCACCAGATGCGCGGCCGCGTGGGACGCTCCCATCACCGCGCCTACGCCTACCTGATCGCACCACCGCGCGAGGCGATGACCGCCGATGCGGTGAAGCGCCTGGAGGCGATCGAATCGCTGGAAGAGCTCGGTGCCGGCTTCGCCCTGGCCACCCACGACCTCGAGATTCGCGGCGCCGGTGAGCTGCTCGGCGACGAGCAGAGCGGGCAGATCCAGGAGATCGGCTTTGCCCTCTACACGGAGCTGCTCCAGCGCGCCGTGGATGCCCTCAAGCGCGGCGAGGTGCCTGACCTCGAGGGCAGCTCGGACCACGGGCCCGAAATCGATCTGCACGCCCCGGCCCTGCTCCCCGAGGAGTACATGCCCGACGTGCACATGCGCCTCGTGCTCTACAAGCGCATCGCGAGCATGGACGACGAGGGTGCCTTGCGCGAGCTCAAGGTGGAAATGATCGACCGCTTCGGCCTGTTGCCTCCGCCCGCGCTACTGCTCTTCGAGATCGCCCACTTGCGCGTATTGGCGGCGCCCCTCGGAATCGCCAAGATCGATGCAGGCACGGCGAGCGGCCGCATCGAGTTTCGCGCCAAGGCGAACGTCGATCCGGCGCTTCTCATCGGGCTCATTCAGAGCGATCCGCGCACCTTCCGCCTGGACGGGCAGAGTATCCTTCGCTTCAAGGCCGACATGGCCGATGTCGAGGACCGGATCGAGCAGGTGCGCAAGTTGCTCACGGTGTTGAGCGGGGGCAGTGCCCCGACGACACCGGCGCCAGCGGCACAGGCCGACCGTAGTGGGTCGAAGAAACGGAAGGGACGTCGATAGATGAACGAGAGCGACCGCTCACGCGCTGAAGGACACGCGACCGCTCGGGCCCGTCGCGTGGCCACGGGGATCTTGTCAGGTGTGCTGATCGCCTCGCCGATGGCCGCCAGCGCGCAGAACGACTCGGAGCTGCGCGCCTACGCCGTCGAGATCATCCTCTTCCGGCCCTCACAACAGGCGGACCTGGACGAGCGCCAATGGCGCGAAGCTGCACAGGCGGCCGCCGACGCGACAGCCACCACTGACGAGGAACTGGTCCTGGATCCCGACGGCTCCGTCACGCCGGAGGTGGACGCCGCCGGCGCGAGCGCCCCGGAGCTGGAGCCATTCGCCGACGGCTTCGGCTATCTGAGCGAGGAGGGCCTACCGCCCGTGTATCGTTACGAGCCCCCGCTCCCGGAACGCTTCGCTGCATTGGCGCCGGAGACGCGGGAGCTCTCCACCCTGTTCGACCGCCTGAATCGTTCGAGCGCCTACGAGCCCCTGCTGCACGAACGCTGGATGCAACTCACCTACCCTCGCGACGTGGCCAACCCTCGGCCCATCACGGTGCAGCGCGAAGACCTCGCCATCGACGGCACCGTGAAACTCGCCGTCGAGCGACGCCTGCATCTGGAGCTCGATCTCACGCTTTCCCAACCCGGCGGCGTGGACTACCAGCTGCAGCAGGCGCGCGTGATGACCAGCGGCGAGCTGCATTACGTGGATCACCCGGCCTTCGGCGCGGTCTGCCGCATCACCCCCGTCGAGCTGCCGGATGGCTACCCCGACGGGATGCTCGAGGATCTACTGCAGGACGCACGCCTCTACGGCGCCGATCCCGACGAACGCCTGCAGAGCCTGCCGTGGCCCCCGCCCGCACCCCCGGCCACCGAGTCGATGCCCGACGAGATGCCTGAGCCAGCCCCCGATGATGACCCCAGCGCGCCCAACGATCAGACCACCACCGGGTGACGATCGCGCCTAGCGGTAGTTTTCGTAGACTTCACAACTAGGCCAAAAAGGCCCGATTCCGGTGTGATTCCGAGCCAGGAACGAGCGCAATCGTGTTCCGGAGCAAATGGCGACACTTTTTTGGGATGCCCCGCCCCGCCCCGGCCAAGTCGTTTAGTTGCTGGATTCGTTAGTCGGCGCCTAACAAGGCACGTATCTGCGGTCGCGAATTACCCTTCTAGCGGGAGCGCCCTGAGTTCGGGAAGACCGCGAAAATACTCCTCGTAGTCCATCCCGCAACCGAAGATGTAACGGTCGTCCACTTCGACGCCGAAGAAGTCGGGCCGGTAGTCGGACACGTATTCTTCGCGGCGCTTCATGACGAAGGTGGCGCTGTACACCACTGCCGCGCCCGCGCGCTGGCAATACTCGACGATGGCCTCCAGGGTTTGGCCGTAATCGAAGATGTCATCGATGATCAGCACCGTGCGACCTTCCAGGCTCGTATACGGCTCGGCGCGCCAGGTGAGTTCACCGCCCTCAAGCCCACCGGCGTAGCGACTGGCGTGCAGATAATCCAGGGTGAAGGGCACGGTGAGCCGCGCCATCACATGCACCGCCGGGTACATGCCGCCCTTGAGCACGGGCAACACGAGGAGGTCGTTCTCCCCCAGCGTCTCGCCCAGTTGGTCGTTGATGCGGCCGGTCATGGTGTCGAAGGCCTCGGCAACCGCCTCGCTGCTGTAGAGCAACTCGGAGGTGCGAAGCACGTCCACCAGTTCCTGTCGCGATCGCTGCATCGGGGTCTCCGTGGGTCTGAGAAGTGAGGGCTACGATGGGGGCCGCAGCATACACCAGCCTGCAGACTCGCCGCTCAGGGCTCCGCGCCGCCTGCGTCGATGGCCACCGCGGTGCCGGCGGCGACTCGATCGAACAGCCAGCGCACATCCTCGTTGCGCATACGGACGCAGCCGTGGGAGGCGGGCCGGCCCATGGGTTGGTCGTCGGGCGTGCCATGGATGTAGATGTAGCGGCGCATGCTGTCCACTCGCCCGAGACGGTTGTGTCCGGGCTCCGTCCCGCTCAACCAGAGGATGCGCGTGAGTATCCAATCGCGCTTGGGATGCTCAGCGCCGAGGGCCGGCGTCCAGATCTCGCCCGTGGCACGGCGGCCCACGAACACCGCGCGCAGGGGGGCGCCGGCGCCGATCCGCGCGCGCACCACGTGTCGCCCTAGAGGCGTCTGTTCGCTACCCATCTCCTGGCCGACCCCGCGGGCCGCGGTGGAGACGAGAAAGTCGCGCTCCTGCCCCTGCCCATCGGACCAGCGCAAGCGTTGGCAAGCGATATCGATGTGTAGGTGAGTGTCGTTCGCCATCGCCTCGCTCAACTCTACTTGCGCTCGAACAAGGCCATCGACTCGACGTGGCCCGTGTGCGGAAACATGTCGATCACCCCGGTTGCATTCAATCGATAGCCCAGTTCGCCAACGAGCATCCCGGCATCGCGGGCGAGCGTGCCCGGATGACAGGAGATGTAACAGATTCGGCGCGGTTTCCATCGCCCGACCATGGGGATCACGGCGTCCGCGCCCGCGCGCGAGGGATCCAGCAGCAGCGCATCGTAGGTGCGCTTGGCCCATGGGAACGGGGTGATGTCGGCGGACAGATCCGCCAGGTGCGCCTGCACCTTCGGTTCAAGGCCGTTGCGCAGGGCGTTCTGACCCAAACGTTCGACCAGCGCCGCATCGCCCTCGACGGCCACCACCTCGGCGGCGCGACGGGCAAGGGGCAAGGTGAAGTTACCGACACCGGCGAACAGGTCGATGACCGTCTCCCCGCCCTCGAGGGCGAGGAGCGATACGGCTCGTTCAACCAGCTGTGCATTGAGCGCCCCATTGATCTGGACGAAGTCACTCGGCAGAAAGCTGATCGTGAGATCGAAGGCCCCCAGGGCGTAGTGCAGCTCGGGCGGGGGCGCCCCGTCCAAGTCAACGATACTGTCAGGTTGCGCCGGCTGCAGGCACAAGCGCACGTCGTGTGCCCGCTCGAACGCGCGCAGGGTGCTGAGGTCCTCGTCGCTGAGCGGACTCAGATTGCGCAATACCAACACGGTGGCGTTCTCGCCCTGGGCCACTTCGATTTGTGCAATGCGCTCGCGCACGCTGAGGCCGCCGATGAGCCCAGAAAGGGCGTCCAGCAACTGCCCGACGGGGGCAGCGAGAACGTCGCAGCGACGCATGTCGGCGATGTCCGGCTTGAGGCGCTCACGGAAGCCGATCAGCACGCGGTCCTCGGCGCGCACGTAGCGCACGCCCAGGCGCGCCCGCCGGCGGTAGGCCCAAGGCTCGCCGGTGAGCGGCTCGAGCACCTGGCTCGGGGTCACCCGCCCTATGCGGGCGAGGCTCTCGAGCAGCGTGCGTTGCTTGGCCTCGATCTGCTGTGCCGGCGCGATGTGTTGCAGGGAGCAGCCGCCGCAGGTCTCGAAGTACTCGCAGCGTGGCGCGATGCGCTGCTCGCTGGGCTCGAGGATCTCGAGCAACTGTGCCTCGTCGTGACGCCGATCGCTGGGGCGCCGAGCGATGCGCACGAGCTCGCCGGGGAGTGCCCGTGAGACGAACACCGCCTTCCCATCGATACGCGTGACCCCGCGCCCGTCGTGGGAGAAGTCATCGATGCGCACGGTCTCCGGGGCACGCCAGGCCGTGCGCTGACGGGGTCGAGCTTGCTTACGGGCAGATCCGCCTCGCGACCGCGAGCGGCGGCCGCCCCGCGGCGCGCCCTCGTCAGTCAACCTCGAACTCCCGAGCCCACCTCGCCTCGGGCCGCGTCCCCCACCTCGGCGCGTAACAGTACCGCCACGGCCACGATCAAGCCCGCCTCATCGGTGAGCGTCAGGAATCCCTCGCCTACCCCGAGTTGCTCACGCACGGCCTGGCCGCGCGCGGAGAACATCGGTGACGGGCGCCCCGCCTCGTCAGATGCCACCCCTACATCGCGCACCCAGAGTCCGCGCGCGAAGCCTGTGCCGAGGGCCTTCACGATGGCCTCCTTGGCAGCGAAGCGCATCGCTAGGTAACGCACCTTGTGCTTGGTGCGCGAGAAGCGCTCGAGCTCCTCGGGCATCAGGATGCGTTGGGCGAAGTCCTCACCGTAGCGCGTGTAGATCTTCTCGATGCGCTCGAGGGCGATCAGATCGGTCCCGATACCGTGGATCATGAGCTGGTGGGTTCGGTGCTGGCGCGACGGCGGCGCAGCGTCGCCTTCGCCACCTCGCGGGTGCGCAGGG includes:
- a CDS encoding DNA internalization-related competence protein ComEC/Rec2, which gives rise to MPAWLACLVLLAVCLVHRLPELPALAPVSAGGVGVVVTVMMLAMGRCLRGWRGVVGVLTVTLMIAGYAFLSASVRLEGRLPLGQHGMSVRVQGHVVDVPRQRADRCEFLLETRTLNGREQRLRLQVRWYGEDTCQPLRPDHRWELVLRLALPRAAANPGLPSRERRWFRAHVDGRAWVRAEFEPRCIEGHRGRAPIARARRALAQRMRAALPSSVADAYPLLAALTLGLGKPFSPSVRDALTATGTGHLFAISGLHIGLLGALCLALGKAAGALRRRPAPSRWPSALALGAAGAYAVLAGFTVPTQRALLALAVVVVGARLLRRSVGAASALGLALVGVLLLDPFAPLDEGFWLSFLAVSCLLIGRVRAPAAPWWALAQLRLGLGLVPIGLWVFGQVSIVAPLANLLVVPLFGVLIVPLSLLGVLLAAVAPALAAAPLWVAGKSLLAVLEALEWAGGWPGARLSFPYGPSPWMLLTAQVGVLLLFARGLPGRWVGAGLGIPLLASLLVVSEGRGVDLPPGAVRVTLLDVGQGLASVVQTRNHVMLYDAGPAYYGGGSAGGAVVMPYLASLGVRSLDRVVISHGDSDHAGGLDAVLRGYADTAVLAGGGSSPWPACRAGQRWEWDDVHFAVLHPSSSRWKGNDGSCVLRVSVGQGAQLRSVLLTGDIQHRAEAHLVQRERTPLKADVVVAPHHGSASSSTPAFVAATTPQHVLFACGFSNRWNFPHPAVLARWRDAGAATHVTGSDGALTVTLRPGEVSAVTHERRRGRRYWSVP
- a CDS encoding ATP-binding cassette domain-containing protein; the encoded protein is MKADTSSTAATSLACEGLVRSFGDGEHQVEVLKGIDLHVSRGERLAIIGASGSGKTTLLQLLGGLDTPTHGRVLINGEDVARMGEAARGRWRNAHVGFVYQFHHLLPEFTALENVAMPLLIRRERPSDALVKAQDLLERVGLGARLRHRPSELSGGERQRAAVARALVTSPVVVLADEPTGNLDRPTGRQVFEQMLKLNEDTGASLVVVTHDPELAAAMDRVCRLDEAGLHEEKP
- a CDS encoding lipoprotein-releasing ABC transporter permease subunit gives rise to the protein MLLSPYELAIGWRYVRSGRGPGFLSFISLVSMAGIATGVFVLIVVLSVMNGFERELRERILEVTSHGAVMGYGGPIEDWSAVEAVARRDARVAATAPFIDGQGLLVSDEGLTSGVQVRGVVPVRESQVASLEMHLQEGSLAALDEARFRILIGRALAQSLAVDIGDRVTLLIPEANVTPAGVLPRQRRFEVAGIFEAGMHEYDRRLAFVLLRDAQALYRLGDRITGVRLKFHDLFDAPRAVRDIALEVGEIFYVRDWTREHANFFRAIALTKSVMFIILLLVVAVAAFNIVSTLIMVVNEKRGDIAILRTNGASPASMLGVFIIQGGTIGIVGTLVGLAAGALVTLNLDQLVTWAEAFTGGSLIDASIYYIDDLPADLRLSDLTLICGTALALSLLSTLYPAWRASTTAPAETLRHES
- a CDS encoding lipoprotein-releasing ABC transporter permease subunit: MMIRPLELLLSLRYLRARTRSRFISFIALASTVGVGVGVAALITVISVMNGFSGELRDNLLAVSAHVTVRHPGAAPEQGWDPVLDTLEGSDGVGAVTAYVEGEGMLARGARLRGTRVEGVDPTAPAVRRQLEYALVAGDLARVTADSRAALIGSGLSALLGARVGERLNLLVPRVGPRGKVTPSFERITVAGIIEGGVQEIDSTRLVMHRADVAALLGRDPAHLDGVRVQLEDLMAAPRVAERWQARLPGGFTVTDWADEQASYFRAVATEKFMMSLILSLIVAVAAFNVVATLVMVVNDKRTDIAILRTMGLTPRSVTLVFFAQGCLIGLIGVLGGLALGLLITLNLETLVPAVEGVLRIKLIPTDVYYLNNIPTDVRVHEVALITLGAFALSALSTLYPARRAARTQPADALRYE